Genomic segment of Peribacillus frigoritolerans:
ATTGCAGATGCACTTGGAATTAAAGATCGTGGTGCTAAAAAGAGAACTGATTTAGGATTTTTAAAAGGGACAACTAAACCTGCAATTTTGATTGAAGTGTGCTTTGTTGATACTAAGTCTAATGCAGATGCTTACAAAAAGAATTTCGATAAGGTGTGTAGGGCGATTGCAGAGACGTTATCAGGCAAGAAGTTGAATGAACAAGCTAAACCAGTTGAAAAGAAAAGTGTTTTACATAAGGTTCAAGTAGGTGCTTTTTCTGATGAGAAGAATTCTGCTAAGTTAGCCGCAGAGCTAAAGAAAAAAGGATATTCAGTAAATATCGTAAAAGGATAGAATTATAGCCCTTCTCATAATCGAGAGGGGCTTTTTGTTTCTTTATTAATAGGAAATTTAATACTAAGGTTCTATTAGTCTTCAATTACATTAATACTTAATTTAACTTTCTTTCCTTTAAACTCGTCTAACAATTCACTTAATATGTTTGTTGGAGTAATTCCCTGGATTGCATCTTTTTTATTTTCATACACTCCAAAATCATCCCTTTCTCCTCCCAACCATCCTATTATTTCTAAACGTGGAGCATATCTTCTAACAAGTTCTTGATAAGTTCTATCATAATTCTCTTTAAACTGCTCCATAGTTATTTCTTTCCTATAAGCTTGATCAATGAAAGGCTGCATGTCTTCTCTAAATTCATCCCAACCATTTAAAGGTATTTTCATTTTAATTACCCACTCCTTTTTAAAGCAACCAATTTATTTCTTTCTTTTCTGTTCAACAGCCATCTGACATTCTAATATTCTTTCCGGAGTTAAATCTTCAATAACGTCTACTAGATAATCGAAAAGCAAAATGACTTTCAGCGATATAGGTAAAGTGCCAAAATTTGTGTGACCGCCATGTAATATAGCATGGCGACTAATATCGTTACCTAATTCTTCTCCATGTCGGAAAGATACTAAAATATTTGAGTTATAATAATCAAATATTACCTTGTCAAAACCCAAACTGCTCATACTTTCATGTTTCAATAAATGCTCTAAAAGTATTTGTTGAATGTTTCCATTTACATACCCAGTAATTTTAAAAGCATCTACGATAAGTCCTTCATACTGAGAGATAATTCCCAGAACAGATAAATGATACATTCCTTGATTGTGAGATCTAACTACATTTCTTAAAATTTGAATTCTTTTATCAAGAAATGGTTTACCTTCCCACTTTATCAGCATTTCATAGACAGCAGTAGCATCATAATTCCATGCCATAAATTCATCAATATATTCCACTACTTGTTTCTTATCATCAATGAAATCTCTAATAATAATTCTCATCTGTCTAATATCAACATCATAGTGAGGGGGATATCCTAATTCAACAATTGTAGCCTGAAATATTTCCATATCTTCCTCAGTTTGTTTAATCCCTTTGCGTATCTTTTCAAAAGTAT
This window contains:
- a CDS encoding N-acetylmuramoyl-L-alanine amidase → MNEFVISSGQAKVVRGASGYLDEVYEARKVVPKVDEYLKDLECKVHTFNDDTSKTQRDNINTIVKYHNGKSRDLDVSVHFNAGTKETGGTEVLYYGDGNKAFAAKVSKAIADALGIKDRGAKKRTDLGFLKGTTKPAILIEVCFVDTKSNADAYKKNFDKVCRAIAETLSGKKLNEQAKPVEKKSVLHKVQVGAFSDEKNSAKLAAELKKKGYSVNIVKG